One segment of Salvelinus alpinus chromosome 1, SLU_Salpinus.1, whole genome shotgun sequence DNA contains the following:
- the LOC139578718 gene encoding tubulin gamma-1 chain yields the protein MPREIITLQLGQCGNQIGFEFWKQLCAEHGISPEGIVEEFATEGTDRKDVFFYQADDEHYIPRAVLLDLEPRVIHSILNSPYANLYNPENIYLSEHGGGAGNNWASGFSQGEKIHEEIFDIIDREADGSDSLEGFVLCHSIAGGTGSGLGSYLLERLNDRYPKKLVQTYSVFPNQDEMSDVVVQPYNSLLTLKRLTQNADCVVVLDNTALNRIATDRLHIQNPSFSQINQLVSTIMSASTTTLRYPGYMNNDLIGLIASLIPTPRLHFLMTGYTPLTTDQSVASVRKTTVLDVMRRLLQPKNVMVSTGRDRQTNHCYIAILNIIQGEVDPTQVHKSLQRIRERKLASFIPWGPASIQVALSRKSPYLPSAHRVSGLMMANHTSISCLFERTCKQYDKLRKREAFLEQFRKEDIFKENFDELDNSREVVQQLIDEYSAATRPDYISWGTQEQ from the exons ATGCCCCGAGAAATCATAACACTTCAACTTGGCCAATGTGGAAACCAAA TTGGTTTTGAGTTTTGGAAACAACTCTGTGCAGAGCATGGCATCAGTCCGGAGGGGATTGTGGAGGAGTTCGCCACAGAGGGCACTGACAGGAAGGATGTCTTCTTCTATCAG GCAGACGATGAACACTACATCCCCCGTGCTGTTTTGTTGGATCTGGAGCCCAGGGTGATCCACTCTATCCTCAACTCCCCCTACGCCAACCTGTACAACCCAGAGAACATCTACCTGTCAGAGCACGGAGGAGGTGCAGGGAACAACTGGGCCAGCGGCTTCTCACAG GGTGAGAAAATCCATGAGGAGATCTTCGATATCATCGACAGAGAGGCGGACGGCAGCGACAGTTTGGAG GGTTTTGTCCTTTGTCACTCCATCGCTGGGGGAACCGGGTCCGGGCTGGGATCCTACCTGCTGGAGAGGCTCAATGACag GTACCCTAAGAAGCTGGTGCAGACCTACTCTGTGTTCCCTAACCAGGACGAGATGAGTGACGTGGTGGTGCAGCCCTACAACTCACTGCTCACACTCAAGAGGCTCACCCAGAACGCAGACTGTGTG gtggtaCTGGACAACACTGCTCTGAACCGCATCGCCACCGATAGGCTGCACATCCAGAACCCCTCCTTCTCCCAGATCAACCAGCTG GTTTCCACCATTATGTCAGCCAGCACAACCACCCTGCGTTACCCTGGATACATGAACAACGACCTGATTGGTCTGATCGCCTCTCTCATCCCCACGCCCCGCCTTCACTTCCTGATGACTGGCTACACACCGCTCACCACTGACCAATCG GTGGCCAGTGTGAGGAAGACCACAGTGCTGGATGTGATGCGGAGGCTGCTGCAGCCGAAGAATGTCATGGTGTCCAcaggcagggacagacagaccaACCACTGCTACATTGCCATTCTCAACATCATCCAGGGAGAGGTGGACCCCAcccag GTCCACAAGAGCCTGCAGAGGATCCGGGAGCGTAAGCTGGCCAGTTTCATCCCCTGGGGCCCAGCCAGCATCCAGGTGGCTTTGTCCAGGAAGTCCCCGTACCTACCTTCTGCCCACCGCGTCAGCGGCCTGATGATGGCCAATCACACCAGCATCTCCTGT CTGTTCGAGCGGACTTGCAAGCAGTACGACAAACTGCGAAAGCGCGAGGCCTTCCTGGAGCAGTTCCGCAAGGAGGACATCTTCAAGGAAAACTTTGACGAGTTGGACAACTCCCGCGAGGTGGTGCAGCAGCTCATCGACGAGTACAGTGCTGCCACGCGGCCCGACTACATCTCCTGGGGAACTCAGGAGCAGTGA